Proteins encoded within one genomic window of Equus przewalskii isolate Varuska chromosome 3, EquPr2, whole genome shotgun sequence:
- the ANAPC4 gene encoding anaphase-promoting complex subunit 4 isoform X2 produces MLRFPTCFPSFRVVGEKQLPQEIIFLVWSPKRDLIALANTAGEVLLHRLASFHRVWSFPPNENTGKEVTCLAWRPDGKLLAFALADTKKIVLCDVEKPESLHSFSVEAPVSCMHWMEVTVESSVLTSFYNAEDESNLLLPKLPTLPKNYSNTSKIFSEENSDEIIKLLGDVRLNILVLGGGSGFIELYAYGMFKIARVTGIVGTCLALCLSSDLKSLSVVTEVSATGASEVSYFQLETNLLYSFLPEVTRMARKFTHISALLQYINLSLTCMCEAWEEILMQMDSRLTKFVQEKNTTTSVQDEFMHLLLWGKASAELQTLLMNQLTVKGLKKLGQSIESSYSSIQKLVISHLQSGSESLLYHLSELKGMASWKQKYEPLGLDAAGIEDAITAVGSFILKANELLQVIDSSMKNFKAFFRWLYVAMLRMTEDHVLPELNKMTQKDITFVAEFLTEHFNEAPDLYNRKGKYFNVEKVGQYLKDEDDDLVSPPNTEGNQWYDFLQNSSHLKESPLLFPYYPRKSLHFVKRRMENIIDQCLQKPADVIGKSMNQAICIPLYRDARSEESTRRLFKFPFLWNNKTLNLHYLLFTILEDSLYKMCILRRHTDISQSVSNGLVAIKFGSFTYATTEKVRRSTYSCLDAQFYDDETVTVVLKDTVGREGRDRLLVQLPLSLVYNSEDSTEYQFTGTYSARLDEQCSAIPTRTMHFEKHWRLLESMKAQYVAGNGFRKVSCVV; encoded by the exons ATGTTGCGCTTTCCGACCTGTTTCCCGTCCTTCCGGGTGGTGGGAGAGAAGCAGCTGCCGCAGGAGATCATTTTCCTGGTCTGGTCACCCAAGCGGGATCTCATTGCCTTGGCCAACACTGCGGGCGAG GTTTTACTTCATCGACTTGCAAGTTTTCATCGAGTTTGGAGTTTTCCACCGAATGAAAATACAGGAAAGGAAGTGACGTGTCTGGCTTGGAGACCAGATGGCAAAC TTttggcctttgctcttgctgataccaaaaaaattgttttgtgtgATGTGGAAAAACCTGAAAGCTTGCACTCCTTTTCTGTGGAAGCTCCAGTTTCTTGTATGCATTGGATGGAAGTGACTGTGGAAAGCAG tgttctAACATCCTTTTATAATGCCGAGGATGAATCAAATCTTCTCTTACCTAAATTACCTACATTGCCAAAAAA TTATAGCAACACCTCAAAAATATTTAG tgAAGAAAATTCTGATGAAATTATTAAGCTTTTGGGAGACGTCAG GCTTAATATTCTCGTCCTTGGAGGAGGCTCTGGATTTATTGAGCTTTATGCTTATGGAATGTTCAAAATTGCTCGAGTCACAGGG attgTTGGTACTTGTCTTGCATTGTGTTTATCAAGTGATTTGAAATCATTATCAGTGGTCACAGAGGTTTCTGCCACTGGTGCTTCAGAAGTTTCATACTTTCAG ctTGAAACCAATCTATTGTACTCTTTCCTACCTGAAGTAACTCGAATGGCCAGAAAGTTTACTCACATTTCGGCTCTTTTACAG TATATAAATTTATCACTGACATGTATGTGTGAAGCATGGGAAGAAATACTAATGCAGATGGATTCTCGTCTCACCAAGTTTGTGCAG GAAAAGAACACAACTACATCAGTGCAAGATGAGTTCATGCACTTGCTGTTGTGGGGCAAAGCAAG TGCTGAGCTTCAGACCCTCTTAATGAACCAGTTAACAGTGAAG GGCTTAAAAAAACTTGGCCAGTCTATAGAGTCATCGTATTCCAGTATACAAAAACTGGTTATAAGTCACTTACAGAG TGGCTCAGAGTCTTTATTATACCATTTGAGTGAACTGAAAGGAATGGCTTCATGGAAGCAAAAATATGAACCTCTTGGACTAGATGCTGCAGGAATTGAAG ATGCCATTACGGCTGTGGGTTCTTTCATACTCAAGGCAAATGAACTTCTTCA agTTATAGATAGTagtatgaaaaatttcaaagcattttttcgGTGGCTCTATGTGG caaTGTTGAGAATGACAGAAGACCATGTGCTTCCCGAGCTGAATAAG ATGACTCAAAAAGATATCACATTTGTTGCTGAATTTCTTACTGAACATTTCAATGAG GCTCCAGACCTTTATAATCgaaaaggaaaatactttaaCGTTGAAAAAGTTGGTCAG TACTTaaaagatgaagatgatgatcTTGTGTCACCCCCTAACACAGAGGGAAACCAGTGGTATGACTTCCTTCAAAACAGCAGCCACCTTAAAG AAAGTCCTTTGCTGTTTCCTTATTATCCTCGAAAATCATTGCATTTTGTGAAAAGGCGGATGGAGAACATTATTGATCAGTGTTTGCAAAAGCCAGCA GATGTAATTGGAAAATCGATGAATCAAGCAAtctgtattccattgtatagagaTGCTAGAAG tgaggAATCTACACGTAGATtgttcaaatttccttttct gtggaataataaaactttaaatctACACTatcttctttttactattttagaaGATTCACTTTATAAAATGTGCATCTTAAGGAGACATACTGATATTTCCCA ATCTGTAAGTAATGGACTAGTGGCTATTAAATTTGGGAGCTTCACATATGCCACAACCGAAAAAGTGAGAAGAAG CACCTACAGTTGTTTAGATGCACAGTTTTATGATGATGAAACTGTAACAGTAGTTCTTAAAGACACTGTAGGACGTGAAGGAAGAGATCGACTCTTGGTCCAGTTGCCATTGTCTTTAGTATATAACAGTGAAGATTCTACAGAATATCAGTTCACTGGGACTTACTCTGCAAG gctggatgagcagtgcagTGCTATTCCCACACGTACCATGCATTTTGAGAAGCATTGGAGATTACTGGAAAGTATGAAAGCACAGTATGTTGCTGGGAATGGTTTTCGGAAAGTGTCCTGTGTG
- the ANAPC4 gene encoding anaphase-promoting complex subunit 4 isoform X1 produces MLRFPTCFPSFRVVGEKQLPQEIIFLVWSPKRDLIALANTAGEVLLHRLASFHRVWSFPPNENTGKEVTCLAWRPDGKLLAFALADTKKIVLCDVEKPESLHSFSVEAPVSCMHWMEVTVESSVLTSFYNAEDESNLLLPKLPTLPKNYSNTSKIFSEENSDEIIKLLGDVRLNILVLGGGSGFIELYAYGMFKIARVTGIVGTCLALCLSSDLKSLSVVTEVSATGASEVSYFQLETNLLYSFLPEVTRMARKFTHISALLQYINLSLTCMCEAWEEILMQMDSRLTKFVQEKNTTTSVQDEFMHLLLWGKASAELQTLLMNQLTVKGLKKLGQSIESSYSSIQKLVISHLQSGSESLLYHLSELKGMASWKQKYEPLGLDAAGIEDAITAVGSFILKANELLQVIDSSMKNFKAFFRWLYVAMLRMTEDHVLPELNKMTQKDITFVAEFLTEHFNEAPDLYNRKGKYFNVEKVGQYLKDEDDDLVSPPNTEGNQWYDFLQNSSHLKESPLLFPYYPRKSLHFVKRRMENIIDQCLQKPADVIGKSMNQAICIPLYRDARSEESTRRLFKFPFLWNNKTLNLHYLLFTILEDSLYKMCILRRHTDISQSVSNGLVAIKFGSFTYATTEKVRRSTYSCLDAQFYDDETVTVVLKDTVGREGRDRLLVQLPLSLVYNSEDSTEYQFTGTYSARLDEQCSAIPTRTMHFEKHWRLLESMKAQYVAGNGFRKVSCVLSSNLRHVRVFEMDIDDEWELDESSDEEEEAGTKPVRIKEEALSESEAENQPAGAVLAPEIVIKVEKLDPELDS; encoded by the exons ATGTTGCGCTTTCCGACCTGTTTCCCGTCCTTCCGGGTGGTGGGAGAGAAGCAGCTGCCGCAGGAGATCATTTTCCTGGTCTGGTCACCCAAGCGGGATCTCATTGCCTTGGCCAACACTGCGGGCGAG GTTTTACTTCATCGACTTGCAAGTTTTCATCGAGTTTGGAGTTTTCCACCGAATGAAAATACAGGAAAGGAAGTGACGTGTCTGGCTTGGAGACCAGATGGCAAAC TTttggcctttgctcttgctgataccaaaaaaattgttttgtgtgATGTGGAAAAACCTGAAAGCTTGCACTCCTTTTCTGTGGAAGCTCCAGTTTCTTGTATGCATTGGATGGAAGTGACTGTGGAAAGCAG tgttctAACATCCTTTTATAATGCCGAGGATGAATCAAATCTTCTCTTACCTAAATTACCTACATTGCCAAAAAA TTATAGCAACACCTCAAAAATATTTAG tgAAGAAAATTCTGATGAAATTATTAAGCTTTTGGGAGACGTCAG GCTTAATATTCTCGTCCTTGGAGGAGGCTCTGGATTTATTGAGCTTTATGCTTATGGAATGTTCAAAATTGCTCGAGTCACAGGG attgTTGGTACTTGTCTTGCATTGTGTTTATCAAGTGATTTGAAATCATTATCAGTGGTCACAGAGGTTTCTGCCACTGGTGCTTCAGAAGTTTCATACTTTCAG ctTGAAACCAATCTATTGTACTCTTTCCTACCTGAAGTAACTCGAATGGCCAGAAAGTTTACTCACATTTCGGCTCTTTTACAG TATATAAATTTATCACTGACATGTATGTGTGAAGCATGGGAAGAAATACTAATGCAGATGGATTCTCGTCTCACCAAGTTTGTGCAG GAAAAGAACACAACTACATCAGTGCAAGATGAGTTCATGCACTTGCTGTTGTGGGGCAAAGCAAG TGCTGAGCTTCAGACCCTCTTAATGAACCAGTTAACAGTGAAG GGCTTAAAAAAACTTGGCCAGTCTATAGAGTCATCGTATTCCAGTATACAAAAACTGGTTATAAGTCACTTACAGAG TGGCTCAGAGTCTTTATTATACCATTTGAGTGAACTGAAAGGAATGGCTTCATGGAAGCAAAAATATGAACCTCTTGGACTAGATGCTGCAGGAATTGAAG ATGCCATTACGGCTGTGGGTTCTTTCATACTCAAGGCAAATGAACTTCTTCA agTTATAGATAGTagtatgaaaaatttcaaagcattttttcgGTGGCTCTATGTGG caaTGTTGAGAATGACAGAAGACCATGTGCTTCCCGAGCTGAATAAG ATGACTCAAAAAGATATCACATTTGTTGCTGAATTTCTTACTGAACATTTCAATGAG GCTCCAGACCTTTATAATCgaaaaggaaaatactttaaCGTTGAAAAAGTTGGTCAG TACTTaaaagatgaagatgatgatcTTGTGTCACCCCCTAACACAGAGGGAAACCAGTGGTATGACTTCCTTCAAAACAGCAGCCACCTTAAAG AAAGTCCTTTGCTGTTTCCTTATTATCCTCGAAAATCATTGCATTTTGTGAAAAGGCGGATGGAGAACATTATTGATCAGTGTTTGCAAAAGCCAGCA GATGTAATTGGAAAATCGATGAATCAAGCAAtctgtattccattgtatagagaTGCTAGAAG tgaggAATCTACACGTAGATtgttcaaatttccttttct gtggaataataaaactttaaatctACACTatcttctttttactattttagaaGATTCACTTTATAAAATGTGCATCTTAAGGAGACATACTGATATTTCCCA ATCTGTAAGTAATGGACTAGTGGCTATTAAATTTGGGAGCTTCACATATGCCACAACCGAAAAAGTGAGAAGAAG CACCTACAGTTGTTTAGATGCACAGTTTTATGATGATGAAACTGTAACAGTAGTTCTTAAAGACACTGTAGGACGTGAAGGAAGAGATCGACTCTTGGTCCAGTTGCCATTGTCTTTAGTATATAACAGTGAAGATTCTACAGAATATCAGTTCACTGGGACTTACTCTGCAAG gctggatgagcagtgcagTGCTATTCCCACACGTACCATGCATTTTGAGAAGCATTGGAGATTACTGGAAAGTATGAAAGCACAGTATGTTGCTGGGAATGGTTTTCGGAAAGTGTCCTGTGTG TTAAGCTCAAATCTCCGTCATGTGAGAGTATTTGAAATGGACATAGATGATGAGTGGGAGCTCGATGAGTCTTCCgatgaagaggaggaggctggTACTAAGCCTGTGAGGATAAAGGAAGAGGCGCTGTCCGAATCAGAGGCAGAGAACCAGCCAGCTGGTGCTGTGTTAGCTCCGGAGATAGTCATTAAAGTGGAAAAACTTGACCCTGAGCTGGACTCCTAA